Proteins encoded within one genomic window of Cucumis sativus cultivar 9930 chromosome 3, Cucumber_9930_V3, whole genome shotgun sequence:
- the LOC101207877 gene encoding uncharacterized protein LOC101207877, producing MGVEQNDPLKGVEQKDPLKGVDWKAVGGDMQKDPSSTNIIKKRRPTKIRQIPDYYFLPRRSLPSVMAFYGACIAGGIGAGMLVEIWINDKIKKDGGVIWEFDK from the exons ATGGGAGTAGAGCAAAACGACCCTTTGAAGGGAGTAGAGCAAAAAGACCCTTTGAAGGGAGTAGACTGGAAAGCTGTGGGTGGGGATATGCAGAAAGATCCCAGTTCTACAAACATTATAAAGAAAAGGCGTCCAACAAAAATTAGGCAAATCCcagattattattttcttcctaGAAGATCCCTTCCTTCTGTCATGGCATTCTATGGGGCCTGTATTGCTGGTGGAATCGGTGCTGGTATGCTGGTGGAGATCTggataaatgataaaattaaaa AGGATGGAGGTGTCATCTGGGAGTTTGACAAGTAG
- the LOC101204585 gene encoding pre-rRNA-processing protein ESF1, producing the protein MGSKNLSNSKKKNKKSNKSKDERNVPSLASEQAGINNDQSKKKIITDARFSSVHSDPRFQNAPKHKAKVVIDSRFNQMFKDKRFSSTSTALDKRGRVKKGKSENPLRRYYKIEEKSEKDEDEDDDEEGVEVEEDDSDTVGSDVEVEKKNLRLENLDSSSELEESESEDDDDVETEESSYTTDTDEGDLDDIYDDETPELPVENIPEIDKETHRLAVVNLDWRHVKAVDLYVVLSSFLPKGGQILSVAVYPSEFGLQRMKEEELHGPVGLFDGEQKKNDEDDDDDNDDEEMDNEKLRAYEMSRLRYYYAVVECDSIATADYLYKTCDGVEFERSSNILDLRFIPDSMKFEHPPRDTATEAPSSYEVLNFHTPALQHSKIHLSWDEDEPQRVKALKRKFNADQLADLELKEFLASDESESDDESDDGEDQVDKKRKKGDKYRALLQSDEDGEQDGGQDMEVTFNTGLEDISKRILEKKDKKSETLWEAHLRKKHEKRMASRNKSADSSDDESSDTDREVEEVDDFFVEEPPVKESGKDRTKNIKGREHVGEDGAAEASRAELELLLADDDGVDTSIKGYNLKHKKKKGKEDITEDKIPTVDYNDPRFSALFNSPLFALDPTDPQFKRSAAYVRQVALKQPKGDGYQPTKSRHGKSSTKQPAAPGEDESKGDVSVKTEGDSSKKEKYELSSLVKSIKMKSKQLQLPSGGGKIPKKDRKDQFPTTEEELQPPTKNKSGKKQRKM; encoded by the exons ATGGGCTCCAAAAACTTGAGCAactcaaagaagaagaacaagaagagTAACAAGAGTAAAGACGAGAGAAATGTTCCTTCTTTAGCCTCGGAGCAAGCTGGCATCAACAATGATCAAtccaagaagaaaattatcaCTGATGCTCGGTTCTCATCCGTGCATTCTGATCCAAGGTTTCAGAATGCCCCCAAGCACAAAGCCAAGGTTGTGATTGATTCACGATTTAACCAGATGTTCAAAGATAAGAGGTTCTCTTCGACGTCAACTGCATTGGACAAGCGAGGCAGGGTTAAGAAGGGTAAGTCAGAAAATCCGCTACGTcgttattataaaattgaagagaaaagtGAAAAGGATGAGGACGAGGATGACGATGAGGAGGGTGTGGAGGTAGAAGAGGATGACAGTGATACTGTTGGTAGCGATGTTGAGGTAGAGAAAAAGAATCTGAGATTAGAGAATCTTGATTCAAGCAGTGAATTGGAGGAGTCAGAGTCGgaggatgatgatgatgtaGAAACCGAAGAATCTAGCTACACAACTGATACAGATGAAGGTGACCTTGATGATATTTATGACGACGAAACACCTGAATTGCCG GTGGAAAATATTCCAGAAATTGACAAGGAAACTCACAGGCTTGCAGTTGTTAACTTGGATTGGAGGCATGTGAAG GCTGTTGATTTGTATGTCGTACTAAGTTCATTTCTCCCAAAAGGTGGGCAAATATTGTCTGTGGCAGTTTATCCGTCTGAGTTTGGGCTCCAACgtatgaaagaagaagagttaCATGGACCTGTTGGACTATTTGATggtgaacaaaagaaaaatgatgaggATGACGATGATGACAATGATGACGAAGAGATGGACAACGAGAAATTGCGAGCTTATGAAATGAGTAGGCTAAG GTACTATTATGCTGTGGTGGAATGTGATTCTATTGCGACAGCTGATTACCTTTACAAAACATGTGATGGAGTGGAATTTGAAAGGTCATCAAATATTCTTGATTTGAGATTTATTCCAGACTCCATGAAGTTTGAACACCCTCCTAGGGATACTGCTACAGAG GCACCTTCGAGTTATGAAGTTCTGAATTTCCATACTCCAGCTCTGCAGCATAGTAAAATCCATCTTTCATGGGATGAGGATGAACCCCAAAGAGTGAAGGCCTTGAAACGAAAATTCAACGCGGATCAG cTGGCTGATTTGGAGCTCAAGGAATTTCTGGCATCTgatgaaagtgaaagtgatgATGAAAGTGATGACGGAGAGGATCAAGTGGACAAAAAGCGTAAGAAAGGAGATAAGTACCGTGCCTTACTTCAATCTGATGAAGACGGTGAGCAGGATGGTGGTCAGGATATGGAAGTGACTTTCAATACTGGCTTAGAAGATATAAGCAAGCGCATTCTTGAAAAGAAGGATAAGAAATCCGAGACATTATGGGAGGCTCATCTGAGGAAAAAGCACGAGAAAAGGATGGCTTCAAGAAACAAATCCGCAGACTCATCAGATGATGAAAGCAGTGACACTGAtagagaagttgaagaagtGGATGACTTTTTTGTTGAAGAGCCTCCAGTTAAAGAAAGTGGCAAGGATcgaacaaaaaatattaaaggtAGGGAACATGTTGGGGAGGATGGGGCTGCAGAAGCAAGCAGAGCAGAGCTTGAGTTGCTACTTGCTGATGATGACGGGGTTGATACTAGTATCAAAGGatacaatttaaaacataagaagaaaaaggggaaggaAGATATTACCGAAGACAAAATACCCACTGTTGATTATAATGATCCACGGTTTTCAGCACTCTTCAATTCACCTCTCTTTGCTTTAGATCCCACTGACCCTCAGTTCAAAAG GAGTGCTGCTTATGTTCGTCAAGTGGCATTGAAGCAGCCAAAGGGTGATGGATATCAGCCTACAAAAAGTCGGCATGGTAAGTCTTCCACAAAACAACCTGCAGCACCTGGGGAGGACGAGTCGAAAGGCGACGTTTCTGTTAAGACTGAGGGAGATtcatcaaaaaaagaaaagtatgagCTTTCATCTTTagttaaatcaattaaaatgaagTCAAAGC